From Aquificota bacterium, one genomic window encodes:
- a CDS encoding NUDIX hydrolase produces MEIKTPYLAVDAILRLWEGKSFKGLVLIERLYPPYGLALPGGFVEIGESVESAVLREVKEETGLNATINRLFGVYSDPKRDPRFHVVSVVFVCDAEGVPKAGDDAKKVRVFKLEELPLDNLCFDHGRILEDYLKRW; encoded by the coding sequence ATGGAAATAAAGACGCCCTACCTAGCTGTGGATGCCATCTTGAGGCTTTGGGAGGGAAAAAGCTTTAAAGGTTTGGTCCTGATAGAAAGGCTATACCCTCCTTACGGCCTTGCCTTGCCTGGTGGCTTTGTGGAAATTGGAGAAAGCGTAGAGTCTGCGGTGCTAAGAGAGGTAAAGGAAGAGACCGGACTAAATGCTACAATAAACAGGCTCTTTGGAGTATATTCGGACCCCAAAAGGGACCCACGATTTCATGTGGTTTCTGTTGTCTTTGTATGTGATGCGGAAGGTGTTCCAAAGGCTGGAGATGATGCAAAAAAGGTAAGGGTTTTTAAACTGGAAGAGCTTCCCTTAGATAATCTATGCTTTGACCATGGTAGGATATTGGAGGACTATTTAAAAAGATGGTAA
- the panB gene encoding 3-methyl-2-oxobutanoate hydroxymethyltransferase encodes MEGITIRTLFKKKREGKKITMVSTYDYLSARLCDQVGIDCILVGDSLGMVFQGLDSTLPVTLEEMIYHTKAVRRGAKESFVIVDMPFMSYQVSLEEAIRNCGRVMKETGANAVKIEGGEEVAELVYRLVNIGIPVVGHIGFTPQSVHALGGYRVVGKVEEEAQRVKRDFKALEEAGAFMVVLESMPKDLAKEITESSKAITIGIGAGPYCDGQVLVFYDLVGLVEEIKPKFVKRYVDGAELFRKALMSFKEEVEKGIFPSQEESYG; translated from the coding sequence ATGGAAGGTATAACTATAAGAACCCTTTTTAAGAAGAAGAGGGAGGGTAAGAAGATCACCATGGTATCCACCTATGATTACCTTTCTGCAAGGCTTTGCGACCAGGTGGGTATAGATTGCATATTGGTGGGTGATTCTTTGGGTATGGTCTTTCAGGGCTTGGATTCTACTCTACCCGTTACCCTTGAGGAGATGATATACCATACAAAGGCCGTAAGAAGGGGAGCAAAGGAAAGCTTTGTTATAGTGGATATGCCCTTTATGAGCTATCAGGTTAGCCTTGAAGAGGCCATAAGGAACTGTGGAAGGGTTATGAAAGAAACAGGCGCCAACGCAGTGAAGATAGAAGGCGGTGAGGAGGTGGCAGAGCTTGTTTACAGGCTCGTAAATATAGGCATTCCTGTGGTAGGTCATATAGGCTTTACACCCCAAAGCGTGCATGCCTTGGGAGGCTACAGGGTGGTGGGAAAAGTAGAAGAGGAGGCCCAAAGGGTAAAAAGGGATTTTAAGGCCTTAGAAGAGGCAGGAGCCTTTATGGTAGTTTTGGAGAGCATGCCAAAGGATCTGGCAAAGGAGATAACAGAAAGCTCAAAGGCTATAACCATAGGTATAGGTGCTGGTCCCTATTGCGATGGGCAGGTGCTTGTCTTTTATGACCTGGTGGGCCTTGTGGAGGAGATAAAGCCCAAGTTTGTAAAAAGGTATGTGGATGGGGCAGAGCTTTTTAGGAAAGCCCTTATGTCCTTCAAAGAAGAGGTAGAAAAGGGTATATTCCCTTCTCAAGAGGAAAGCTATGGATGA